One region of Sylvia atricapilla isolate bSylAtr1 chromosome Z, bSylAtr1.pri, whole genome shotgun sequence genomic DNA includes:
- the GCNT1 gene encoding beta-1,3-galactosyl-O-glycosyl-glycoprotein beta-1,6-N-acetylglucosaminyltransferase → MNREEDFFFLALQRYLVFEMLKRKLRFCHNLRFRLFLGLALILVIISVLKVNQKEDFRNQTDLELTKEDPISNVNCTKIIEGDIEEIRKVQLEALSVSFKKRPRLTTDDYINMTADCASFTKMRKYIMEPLSNEEAEFPIAYSIVVYHKIEMLDRLLRSIYAPQNFYCIHVDKKSPESFFAAVKGIVSCFDNVFISSQLESVVYASWSRVQADINCMKDLYRRSSNWKYLINLCGMDFPIKTNQEIVEKLKALNGENSLETEKMPVYKEVRWKKHHEIIDGKIKNTGIDKQLPPLSTPVFSGSAYFVVSRSFVEYVLEDSKILKFIEWAKDTYSPDEYLWATIQRIPEVPGAFSSSDKYDVSDMNALARFVKWQYFEGDVSKGAPYPPCSGVHVRSVCVFGVGDLNWMLRNHHLFANKFDTDVDPFAVKCLEEYLRHKALYLQKN, encoded by the coding sequence ATGAACAGAGaggaggactttttttttttagccctACAAAGGTACCTGGTGTTTGAAATGCTGAAGAGGAAATTACGGTTTTGCCACAACCTGCGCTTCAGGCTTTTCTTGGGTCTAGCTCTCATTTTAgtaataatttcagttttgaaggTTAACCAGAAAGAAGACTTCCGAAACCAGACAGATCTGGAGCTAACAAAAGAAGATCCTATCAGCAATGTTAACTGCACCAAGATTATTGAGGGGGATATAGAAGAAATACGAAAGGTACAGCTTGAGGCATTATCAGTGTCATTTAAGAAACGCCCCAGACTAACAACAGATGATTATATTAACATGACTGCAGACTGTGCCTCCTTCACCAAGATGAGGAAATACATTATGGAACCTCTCAGTAATGAGGAAGCAGAATTTCCAATTGCTTACTCAATAGTGGTTTATCACAAAATTGAGATGCTTGATAGACTTCTAAGATCAATTTACGCTCCACAGAATTTTTACTGCATTCATGTAGACAAAAAGTCTCCAGAATccttttttgctgctgtgaagGGAATAGTCTCATGTTTTGATAATGTCTTTATTTCCAGCCAGTTAGAAAGTGTGGTGTATGCTTCATGGAGCAGAGTGCAGGCAGACATTAACTGCATGAAAGATCTCTACAGAAGAAGTTCAAACTGGAAATACCTAATAAACCTATGTGGTATGGACTTTCCTATAAAGACCAACCAGGAAATAgtagagaaattaaaagctcTTAATGGTGAAAACAgcttggaaacagaaaaaatgccTGTTTATAAAGAAGTAAGGTGGAAGAAACACCATGAGATTATTGATGGTAAAATAAAGAACACCGGCATAGACAAACAACTACCACCCCTCAGCACTCCAGTTTTTTCTGGCAGTGCCTATTTTGTAGTTAGCAGAAGCTTTGTAGAATATGTACTAGAAGACAGCAAAATACTTAAGTTCATTGAGTGGGCAAAAGATACTTACAGCCCAGATGAGTACTTGTGGGCAACAATTCAGAGAATCCCTGAAGTCCCAGGTGCATTTTCTTCCAGTGACAAGTACGACGTTTCTGACATGAATGCGCTGGCCAGGTTTGTCAAGTGGCAGTACTTTGAGGGTGATGTGTCCAAAGGCGCACCCTACCCACCGTGCAGTGGAGTTCACGTTCGCTCTGTCTGTGTTTTTGGAGTAGGAGACTTGAACTGGATGCTACGAAACCACCACTTGTTTGCTAATAAGTTTGATACTGATGTCGACCCTTTTGCAGTAAAATGCTTGGAGGAGTATTTGCGGCACAAAGCTCTGTATTTGCAAAAGAACTGA